In the genome of Brienomyrus brachyistius isolate T26 chromosome 17, BBRACH_0.4, whole genome shotgun sequence, one region contains:
- the LOC125712293 gene encoding adapter molecule crk-like, translated as MAGNFDAEDRESWYWGRLSRQEAVNLLHGQRHGVFLVRDSITIPGDYVLSVSENSKVSHYIINSVSNSRQSGTGHIAPRFRIGDQEFDTLPALLEFYKIHYLDTTTLIEPISKAKHPGLASANVGGAPQRLDEPEYVRALFDFPGNDDEDLPFRKGDVLRVLEKPEEQWWNAQNSEGRTGMIPVPYVEKYRPSSPNNAAGTGPGGVTSAGNADGIRAQPAVLGEPGPYAQPSLNTPLPNLQNGPVYAQVVQKRVPNAYDKTALALEVGDMVKVTKINVNGQWEGECKGRRGHFPFTHVRLLDQQNSEDDFS; from the exons ATGGCCGGCAATTTTGACGCCGAGGACCGTGAGAGCTGGTACTGGGGCCGGCTGAGCCGACAGGAGGCGGTAAACCTGCTGCACGGCCAGAGGCACGGGGTGTTTCTGGTCAGGGACTCCATCACCATCCCCGGCGACTACGTGCTGTCCGTGTCGGAGAACTCAAAGGTGTCACATTATATCATAAACAGCGTCAGCAACAGCCGGCAGTCCGGTACAG GGCATATTGCTCCTCGTTTTCGCATCGgggaccaggaattcgacaccCTTCCGGCACTGCTGGAGTTCTACAAAATCCACTACTTAGACACCACCACGCTAATCGAGCCCATCAGCAAGGCCAAGCACCCGGGCCTGGCCAGTGCCAATGTGGGGGGTGCTCCCCAGCGTCTGGATGAACCCGAGTATGTGCGTGCCCTCTTCGACTTCCCTGGAAATGATGATGAGGATCTGCCATTTCGCAAGGGCGACGTGCTGCGGGTTCTGGAGAAGCCGGAGGAGCAGTGGTGGAATGCTCAGAACTCAGAGGGTCGCACCGGCATGATCCCCGTGCCCTATGTGGAAAAGTACAGGCCATCCTCCCCGAACAACGCTGCTGGCACAGGGCCTGGAGGAGTTACATCGGCAGGGAATGCTGATGGCATCCGTGCTCAGCCCGCAGTCCTGGGAGAACCAGGCCCCTACGCTCAGCCTAGCCTTAACACGCCATTGCCCAACCTGCAGAATGGCCCCGTCTATGCGCAAGTTGTCCAGAAGAGGGTGCCCAATGCCTATGACAAGACCGCCCTGGCGCTGGAG GTGGGTGACATGGTGAAGGTGACCAAGATCAATGTCAACGGCCAGTGGGAGGGTGAGTGCAAGGGCAGGAGAGGTCACTTCCCCTTCACGCACGTGCGGCTGCTCGACCAGCAGAACTCCGAGGACGACTTCAGCTGA